One stretch of Amycolatopsis sp. NBC_00345 DNA includes these proteins:
- a CDS encoding aldehyde dehydrogenase family protein: MGIFEYAPAPESRALANLKDHYRPFIGGEFVDGSGEPLKTINPATEEVLAEVGTASVSDVDTAVKAARKAYTSVWSKMPGTERAKYLFRIARLIQERSRELAVLESLDNGKPIKESRDSDVPTAAAHFFYHAGWADKLDYAGYGPDPKPLGVAGQVIPWNFPLLMLAWKIAPALATGNTVVLKPAETTPLTALVFAEICQQAELPPGVVNILPGAGDIGASIVEHADVDKIAFTGSTEVGKLIQRTVAGTRKKLTLELGGKAANVVFDDAPLDQAVEGIVNGIFFNQGHVCCAGSRLLVQESVAEEVLEKLRYRVSTLRLGDPLDKNTDIGAINSAEQLAKIRGLVESGDAEGAQRWTSPCPVPERGFFFAPTVFSEVHQSMRIAREEIFGPVLSVLTFRTPEEAVAKANNTPYGLSAGIWTEKGSRILWMANQLRAGVVWANTFNRFDPAAPFGGYQESGFGREGGRTGLEAYLSV, translated from the coding sequence ATGGGCATTTTCGAATACGCCCCCGCGCCCGAGTCGCGTGCGCTGGCCAACCTCAAGGACCACTACCGGCCCTTCATCGGCGGGGAGTTCGTGGACGGCTCCGGCGAGCCGCTGAAGACGATCAACCCGGCCACCGAGGAGGTCCTCGCGGAGGTCGGCACGGCGTCGGTGTCCGATGTGGACACCGCGGTGAAGGCGGCGCGCAAGGCGTACACCTCGGTCTGGTCGAAGATGCCGGGCACGGAACGGGCCAAGTACCTGTTCCGCATCGCCCGGCTGATCCAGGAGCGCTCGCGCGAGCTGGCGGTGCTGGAGTCGCTGGACAACGGCAAGCCGATCAAGGAGTCACGCGACTCCGACGTGCCGACCGCCGCCGCGCACTTCTTCTACCACGCGGGCTGGGCCGACAAGCTCGACTACGCGGGTTACGGGCCGGACCCGAAGCCGCTCGGCGTGGCCGGCCAGGTGATCCCGTGGAACTTCCCGCTGCTGATGCTGGCGTGGAAGATCGCGCCGGCGCTGGCCACCGGCAACACCGTGGTGCTGAAGCCGGCCGAGACCACGCCGCTCACCGCGCTGGTGTTCGCCGAGATCTGCCAGCAGGCGGAGCTGCCGCCGGGTGTGGTCAACATCCTGCCGGGCGCCGGCGACATCGGCGCGTCCATTGTGGAGCACGCCGACGTCGACAAGATCGCGTTCACCGGCTCGACCGAGGTCGGCAAGCTGATCCAGCGCACCGTCGCGGGCACGCGCAAGAAGCTGACGCTGGAGCTGGGCGGCAAGGCGGCGAACGTGGTGTTCGACGACGCGCCGCTGGACCAGGCCGTGGAGGGGATCGTCAACGGGATCTTCTTCAACCAGGGCCACGTCTGCTGCGCGGGCTCGCGGCTGCTGGTGCAGGAGTCGGTGGCCGAGGAGGTGCTGGAGAAGCTGCGTTACCGCGTCTCCACGCTGCGCCTCGGCGACCCGCTGGACAAGAACACCGACATCGGCGCGATCAACTCCGCCGAGCAGCTGGCGAAGATCCGCGGCCTGGTGGAGTCGGGCGACGCCGAGGGCGCGCAGCGGTGGACCAGCCCGTGCCCGGTGCCGGAGCGCGGTTTCTTCTTCGCCCCCACCGTGTTCTCCGAGGTGCACCAGTCGATGCGGATCGCCCGTGAGGAGATCTTCGGGCCGGTGCTGTCGGTGCTGACGTTCCGCACGCCGGAGGAAGCCGTGGCGAAGGCCAACAACACGCCGTACGGGCTCTCGGCCGGGATCTGGACCGAGAAGGGCTCGCGCATCCTGTGGATGGCGAACCAGCTGCGGGCCGGCGTCGTCTGGGCCAACACCTTCAACCGCTTCGATCCCGCCGCGCCGTTCGGCGGTTACCAGGAGTCCGGGTTCGGCCGCGAGGGCGGGCGTACGGGACTGGAGGCCTACCTCAGTGTTTGA
- the deoC gene encoding deoxyribose-phosphate aldolase gives MTATTSSSAAPATPAPLADVTRDEASLRRFLHGLPGVDQVGVEQRAAGLATRSIKKDAKRWAIDTAISMVDLTTLEGADTRGKVRGLAAKAVRPDPERQDCPRVAAVCVYPDMVEAAVDALGTSGVHVASVATGFPSGRTSREVKLADTRLAVEAGAHEIDMVIDRGAFLEGRYLSVFEEIRAIKAACGEAHLKVILETGELATYDNVRRASWLALLAGGDFIKTSTGKVSPAATLPVTHVMLQAVHDWHAQTGELRGVKPAGGIRTTKDAIKYLVAVHEVAGEAWLTPGLFRFGASSLLNDLLLQRRTQVDGHYSGPDYVTVD, from the coding sequence ATGACAGCTACCACCAGCTCGTCAGCGGCGCCGGCCACCCCGGCGCCACTGGCGGACGTGACTCGCGACGAGGCGAGCCTGCGGCGGTTCCTCCACGGGCTGCCCGGCGTCGACCAGGTCGGTGTCGAGCAGCGCGCGGCGGGCCTGGCCACCCGCTCGATCAAGAAGGACGCCAAGCGCTGGGCGATCGACACCGCCATCTCCATGGTCGACCTGACCACGCTCGAGGGCGCCGACACCCGCGGCAAGGTCCGCGGGCTCGCGGCCAAGGCCGTGCGGCCGGACCCCGAGCGCCAGGACTGCCCGCGGGTGGCCGCGGTGTGCGTGTACCCGGACATGGTCGAGGCCGCCGTCGACGCGCTCGGCACCAGCGGGGTGCACGTGGCGAGCGTCGCCACCGGCTTCCCGTCCGGCCGCACGAGCCGCGAGGTGAAGCTGGCCGACACGCGGCTGGCCGTGGAAGCGGGCGCGCACGAGATCGACATGGTGATCGACCGCGGCGCGTTCCTCGAAGGCCGCTACCTGAGCGTGTTCGAGGAGATCCGCGCCATCAAGGCGGCCTGCGGCGAAGCCCACCTCAAGGTGATCCTCGAAACGGGCGAGCTGGCGACGTACGACAACGTCCGCCGCGCGTCCTGGCTGGCGCTGCTGGCCGGCGGCGACTTCATCAAGACCTCCACCGGCAAGGTCTCCCCCGCCGCGACGCTGCCCGTCACGCACGTGATGCTGCAGGCGGTGCACGACTGGCACGCGCAGACCGGCGAGCTGCGCGGCGTCAAGCCCGCGGGCGGCATCCGGACCACCAAGGACGCCATCAAGTACCTGGTGGCGGTGCACGAGGTGGCCGGTGAGGCGTGGCTGACCCCCGGCCTGTTCCGGTTCGGCGCCTCCAGCCTGCTCAACGACCTGCTGCTGCAGCGGCGCACCCAGGTGGACGGCCACTACAGCGGCCCCGACTACGTGACGGTGGACTGA
- a CDS encoding serine hydrolase domain-containing protein, which translates to MRLIHVLLSTVTAAALVTAAPADASVDRRQAAMDAATAAGIPGMTAVAPDWRGSSGRLDLERPGKPDPSGQFRVGSVSKTFTATLVLQLVAEHRLSLDDVVQQRLPGLLPYPEPITVHELLQHTSGVPRDLPLAYTWATLPEVDTERFEHFDPAESVRLSTTQPLLFAPGTGWSYSNTGFNILGLLVEKVTGKPLAKVLDERIARPLGLHSTFLPGDFPFVPRPAAHGYEQAYPVPHPITNVTTYNYSRYLGAGQLVSSGPDVNRFLDALLGGRLLPAAQLAEMQTTVPAVDTPTGVNQGFAYGLGLMSFDLTPICGTPVKVWGHAGDVFGYNTLAFKDAAGPRQITTVATLDVTANTRQMLLRQVPFVNEFCAFTPPPASAPAASAASAQLFRFAV; encoded by the coding sequence ATGCGCTTGATCCACGTACTACTGAGCACCGTCACTGCCGCCGCGCTGGTTACCGCGGCCCCCGCCGATGCGTCGGTGGACCGCAGGCAAGCCGCCATGGACGCGGCCACCGCGGCCGGGATACCGGGCATGACCGCCGTGGCCCCGGACTGGCGCGGGTCCAGCGGACGGCTCGACCTCGAACGGCCGGGCAAGCCGGACCCGTCGGGGCAGTTCCGCGTCGGCAGCGTGTCCAAGACGTTCACCGCGACGCTGGTGCTCCAGCTCGTGGCCGAGCACCGCCTCTCGCTGGACGACGTGGTGCAGCAGCGGCTGCCCGGCCTGCTGCCCTACCCCGAGCCGATCACCGTGCACGAGCTGCTGCAGCACACCTCGGGCGTGCCGCGCGACCTGCCGCTCGCGTACACCTGGGCGACGCTGCCGGAAGTCGACACGGAGCGGTTCGAGCACTTCGACCCGGCCGAATCGGTGCGGCTGAGCACCACGCAGCCACTGCTGTTCGCGCCCGGCACCGGCTGGTCGTATTCCAATACCGGCTTCAACATCCTCGGCCTGCTGGTCGAGAAGGTCACCGGGAAGCCGCTGGCGAAGGTGCTCGACGAGCGGATCGCGCGGCCGCTGGGCCTGCACAGCACGTTCCTGCCCGGCGACTTCCCGTTCGTCCCGCGGCCCGCCGCGCACGGCTACGAGCAGGCGTACCCGGTGCCGCACCCGATCACCAACGTGACGACGTACAACTACTCGCGTTACCTCGGCGCCGGGCAGCTCGTCTCCAGCGGCCCGGACGTCAACCGGTTCCTCGACGCCCTGCTCGGCGGGCGGCTGCTGCCGGCCGCGCAGCTGGCCGAAATGCAGACGACCGTGCCCGCCGTCGACACCCCCACCGGCGTCAACCAGGGCTTCGCCTACGGCCTCGGCCTGATGAGCTTCGACCTCACCCCGATCTGCGGCACGCCGGTGAAGGTGTGGGGCCACGCCGGCGACGTGTTCGGGTACAACACGCTGGCGTTCAAGGACGCCGCCGGGCCACGGCAGATCACCACGGTCGCCACGCTGGACGTCACCGCGAACACCCGCCAGATGCTGCTGCGCCAGGTCCCGTTCGTGAACGAGTTCTGCGCCTTCACCCCGCCACCGGCCTCGGCACCGGCGGCGTCGGCCGCGTCGGCCCAGCTGTTCCGCTTCGCGGTCTGA
- a CDS encoding DUF1707 SHOCT-like domain-containing protein, protein MRASDADREQVAQVLHQALSEGRITITELEERLTAVYAAKTVGELKPATADLPIGNPSTALQPATTRALGLPDTRVGGHPGSNLSIAVMSGAQRKGSWVLPSQHTSVAFWGGTEIDLRAARFSEKHSTITAVAIMGGIEITVPDDINVEVTGIGLMGGFVLEDRSGAQPAPPTAPTVTVNGLAFWGGVVVYRKPAKRDHPQIEG, encoded by the coding sequence ATGCGGGCGTCCGACGCCGACCGCGAGCAGGTCGCGCAGGTTCTGCACCAGGCACTGTCCGAGGGCCGCATCACGATCACGGAACTCGAGGAGCGGCTGACCGCCGTCTACGCGGCGAAGACGGTGGGCGAGCTGAAACCGGCGACCGCCGACCTGCCGATCGGCAACCCGTCCACGGCGCTGCAGCCCGCCACCACCCGCGCGCTGGGCCTCCCGGACACCCGCGTCGGCGGCCACCCCGGCTCGAACCTGTCGATCGCCGTGATGTCCGGTGCCCAGCGCAAGGGCAGCTGGGTGCTGCCTTCGCAGCACACCAGCGTCGCGTTCTGGGGCGGCACCGAGATCGACCTGCGCGCCGCCCGTTTCTCGGAGAAGCACTCGACGATCACCGCCGTCGCGATCATGGGCGGCATCGAGATCACCGTGCCCGACGACATCAACGTCGAGGTCACCGGCATCGGCCTGATGGGCGGCTTCGTCCTGGAGGACCGCTCCGGCGCCCAGCCCGCGCCGCCGACCGCGCCGACCGTCACCGTCAACGGCCTCGCCTTCTGGGGCGGCGTGGTCGTCTACCGCAAGCCCGCCAAACGGGACCACCCGCAGATCGAGGGCTGA
- a CDS encoding protein-tyrosine phosphatase family protein, whose product MASALVGTLVLPDGAELRGRGLGRPKPGGPDPDYGLYLGSHRLRRKYDGGLGWDHDWIHWPDFLLPLDWAGARRRILGLHSRALAGEAVEVACYGGVGRTGTVLACLATVSGLTPDEAVAWVRENHHHRAVETAWQRRWVRWFAE is encoded by the coding sequence ATGGCATCCGCACTGGTGGGGACTCTCGTGCTGCCGGACGGCGCTGAACTGCGCGGCCGCGGCCTCGGCCGCCCGAAACCCGGAGGCCCGGACCCGGATTACGGCCTCTACCTCGGCTCGCACCGCCTGCGCCGCAAGTACGACGGCGGGCTCGGCTGGGACCACGACTGGATCCACTGGCCGGACTTCCTGTTACCCCTGGACTGGGCCGGGGCCCGGCGCCGGATCCTGGGGTTGCACTCCCGCGCGCTGGCGGGCGAGGCCGTGGAAGTGGCCTGTTACGGCGGGGTCGGCCGGACCGGCACGGTGCTGGCCTGCCTGGCCACCGTGTCCGGCCTGACCCCGGACGAGGCCGTCGCGTGGGTGCGGGAGAACCACCACCACCGTGCGGTGGAGACGGCCTGGCAACGGCGGTGGGTGCGCTGGTTCGCGGAGTAA